From Zalophus californianus isolate mZalCal1 chromosome 16, mZalCal1.pri.v2, whole genome shotgun sequence, one genomic window encodes:
- the DGKE gene encoding diacylglycerol kinase epsilon translates to MEGEKRPAPYEGLFADGHLVLWTLCSVLLPVFITFWCSLQRSRRQLHRRDIFRKSKHGWRDTDLFSQPTYCCVCAQHILLGAFCDCCGLRVDEGCLKKADKRFPCKEIMLKSDSRALDAMPHHWIRGNVPLCSYCVVCKQQCGSQPKLCDYRCIWCQKTVHDECMKNSLKNEKCDFGEFRNLIIPPSYLTSINQMRKDKKTDYAVLASKLGRQWTPLIILANSRSGTNMGEGLLGEFRILLNPVQVFDVTKTPPIKALQLCTLLPCHSARVLVCGGDGTVGWVLDAVDEMKIKGQEKYIPQVAVLPLGTGNDLSNTLGWGTGYAGEVPVAQVLRNVMEADAIKLDRWKVQVTNKGYYNLRKPKEFTMNNYFSVGPDALMALHFHAHREKAPSLFSSRILNKAVYLFYGTKDCLVQECKDLNKKVELELDGERVELPNLEGIIVLNIGYWGGGCRLWEGMGDETYPLARHDDGLLEVVGVYGSFHCAQIQVKLANPFRIGQAHTVRLILKCSMMPMQVDGEPWAQGPCTVTITHKTHALMLYFSGEQTDEDISSTSDQEDRKETELTDEEIKTPQSY, encoded by the exons ATGGAAGGGGAGAAGCGGCCGGCGCCCTACGAGGGCCTGTTTGCCGACGGGCACCTGGTCCTCTGGACGCTGTGCTCGGTGCTGCTGCCCGTGTTCATCACCTTCTGGTGCAGCCTCCAGCGGTCGCGCCGGCAACTGCACCGCAGGGACATCTTCCGCAAGAGCAAGCACGGTTGGCGCGACACGGACCTGTTCAGCCAGCCCACCTACTGCTGCGTGTGTGCGCAGCACATTCTGCTGGGCGCCTTCTGCGACTGCTGCGGGCTGCGCGTGGACGAGGGCTGCCTCAAGAAGGCCGACAAGCGCTTCCCGTGCAAGGAGATCATGCTCAAGAGTGACAGCAGGGCCCTGGATGCCATGCCCCACCACTGGATCCGGGGCAACGTGCCCCTGTGCAGCTACTGTGTGGTCTGCAAGCAGCAGTGCGGCAGCCAGCCCAAGCTCTGCGATTACAG GTGCATTTGGTGTCAGAAAACAGTACATGATGAGTGCATGAAAAATAGcttgaagaatgaaaaatgtgATTTTGGAGAATTCAGAAACCTCATCATCCCCCCAAGTTATTTGACTTCTATTAATCAGATGCGTAAAGACAAAAAAACGGATTATGCGGTG CTAGCCTCTAAGCTTGGAAGGCAATGGACCCCGTTAATAATCCTGGCCAACTCTCGTAGTGGAACGAACATGGGAGAAGGGCTGCTGGGAGAATTTAGGATTCTCCTAAACCCAGTCCAG gtTTTTGATGTAACTAAAACCCCCCCCATCAAAGCCCTGCAGCTTTGCACTCTTCTTCCCTGTCACTCAGCCCGCGTGCTTGTCTGTGGGGGGGACGGCACTGTGGGCTGGGTCCTGGATGCGGTGGATGAAATGAAGATTAAG GGACAAGAGAAGTACATTCCCCAGGTCGCGGTCTTGCCTCTGGGAACAGGCAACGATCTGTCCAACACCCTGGGCTGGGGCACGGGGTATGCCGGGGAGGTCCCGGTCGCGCAGGTCTTAAGAAACGTGATGGAAGCGGATGCGATTAAACTGGACAG gTGGAAGGTTCAAGTAACAAATAAAGGGTACTACAACTTAAGAAAGCCCAAG GAATTCACAATGAACAACTATTTTTCCGTTGGACCTGATGCTCTCATGGCTCTCCATTTTCATGCTCACCGTGAGAAGGCGCCATCTCTGTTTTCTAGCAGAATTCTTAATAAG GCTGTTTACTTATTCTATGGAACCAAAGACTGTCTAGTGCAAGAATGTAAAGATTTGAATAAAAAAGTTGAG CTAGAGCTGGACGGCGAGCGAGTCGAACTTCCCAACCTGGAAGGCATCATAGTTCTGAACATCGGCTACTGGGGCGGCGGCTGCAGACTGTGGGAAGGGATGGGAGACGAGACGTACCCTCTCGCCAG GCATGATGACGGTTTGCTGGAGGTCGTTGGCGTGTACGGGTCTTTCCACTGTGCTCAGATCCAAGTGAAACTGGCAAACCCCTTTCGAATAGGACAGGCACACACAGTGCGG TTGATTTTGAAGTGCTCCATGATGCCAATGCAGGTAGATGGGGAGCCGTGGGCCCAGGGGCCCTGCACCGTGACCATAACTCACAAGACGCACGCCCTGATGTtgtatttctctggagaacagaCGGATGAGGACATCTCCAGTACTTCCGATCAAGAGGACAGGAAGGAAACCGAGTTGACGGATGAGGAAAT CAAAACACCCCAGTCGTATTGA